CAAAGCCCCTCTCGGGACATCATTGAGCCCGTATCCCATGCCCGTGTCCGGCATGGTCCAGGGCTGGTAGATCTCTTTATCCCCTCTGGCGATATTGGTCCGCAGTTCATCAATCCAGGTTTCCATGGCATTGCCCACCACAGCGGTTTCAATCCCTCTGGCAGCGGTCCTGCCCAGCGTGGAGAACAACGCCTCCGTGCCCACGCCCAGAGTGGAAAGGACATGGTCCACCAGCTGTTTCACATCTTTCTGACCCCGGGTGTAGGCCACCAGGTTCCGGGCCATGGGACCCACCTCTGCGGATCTGCCGTCATACCGGGGGGCTTTGATCCAGGAGTACTTGTCATCCGTGTTATATGTGACCTCCGCCGGTATGGGTTTGGTTTCACCCTGATAGGGATGTCTGGATTCTCCGGGTTCATACCAGCCCCGGGTGACATCTTCGGTGATCAGATTCGTGTCCAGGGGTTTGGGTGTAAGGTCCCCCATCAGGACCCCGCCGGGCAGCAGCAGGTCATCGTCCACGCCTTTGCGGGGAAAATCCCCATACGCCAGATAGGTGGTGTTGTTGCAGGCCGCTTCCACGGCCCTGGCCGATGACAGGGCGTGGACATAGGTGCACACCCCGCAGGACCGCTGGACAAAATGGTGGGCATCCCTGGGATCGCGGCCCTTGAGCATCATTTCTATGCCCCGGAACATCTGGCCTGAACTCCAGGCATCTTTGACCCGGCAGTTCTCCACCTCCACTTCAATGCGTAAATGCCCCTCTATTCTGGTAATGGGATCAATAAGGATTCGTTGGCCCATAATCATTTTCCTTTCTTTTGGTATCAGGCTTCATACCCGATTTTTTGTTCTGTGATCTGTTTTTGTTCTCCGGTGAGCTGTCATCAGGTCTCTTCGTAAAACGGGGTCATGTTATCCCAGAAACCGGGTTCACTGCACCCGATGCAGGGATGCCCCGCCTGGATGGGAAAACTGGTGCTGTCATTGAATTTTGCGGTAGGACAATTATTATAGGTTTCCGGGCCTTTGCATCCCAGATCGAGAAGGCAGTATCCCATTTCCACCTCTTTGGACCCAAATTCCGTGGCAAACTCGAAATTTTCATAATGTTTCAGCCGGGGACACCGGTCGTGAACGCTTTCGCCATAGGCAAACAACGGCCTGCCGTATCCGTCCATTTCCATGGGTTCATTGTTCAGGTATTTGAGAATGGTGCCTAAGAGGTTCAAAGGATTCATGGGGCAGCCCGGCAGGTTGATGGCCGGCGCGCCGATGGCATCGGTCACCCCTTTGTATCCCCCGGGGTTGGGGGCGGCGGCAGACACCCCGCCGTATGAAGCACAGGAGCCGATGGCAATGGTGACAGCGGCATGGGGGATGACGTCCCAGGCGATATCCAGAAAGGTTCTGCCCCCGACTTTGCCGTAGGCCCCGTTATGGGCCGTGGCAATGGCCCCTTCCACCACACAGACAAATTTGCCGTCATATTGTTTGACGGCATTGTGCAGGTTTTGCTCTGCCTGATGTCCGGAGGCTGCCATGATGGTTTCATGGTATTCAACGGAAATGGTTTCCAGGATGATCCCCCCCCACATCCGAGGTCCGCAAAAAAGTTTCCGAACACCCGGTGCATTCGCTGAAGTGGAGCCAGATAACGGGCGGCCGCTGGGCCGCTGCTGCCTCGATCTGCTGGTCTGTTTTCATGGCACCTCCATTCGTTGTCGGGTTGTTGCACAATGCTGCAGATGGTTTTTCATACGCCCGGATGGTTTTGAAATCAAATTGATTGATCAAATGAACATCACAGATATTATAGCTTTTATCTATGATAGGGATAGATCTGGTCAGGAAAGGAAAAATTGAATCAAACAGATTGTATTTGATAAATCTATGAGAAAAATACAATACATTAATATTATCAATTTGCCAAAATCCATGATTTTTACTAATAACACCAGGAAAAAACACGGATTGCTTCCCTGAAACCGAAGCGGTCCGGCCCATAACCCTGAAATGAGGAAGAAAACCATGCGGTATTATCCCGGCAGACAATGAGTGAATGAGAACAGCGCTGCCCGTGTTCGGCAGCCGCTGAATGTTCCCGGGAAAAAAGGGGGGACCGTGACCTGACGGCGGATAAATCCTTTCCTTTGATTCCGGGTGATGTGTGACCATTAAAATGATCACCCTGTGGAGGGAAAGATATGATGCCGGAAGTAATTCAATTGACCCGTTCTTCCAACGGGATCAGCGACAAAGTCAAAGAACTCATCCCCGACGGCAATCTGTCGGCCTGCCTGACCTGCGGTACCTGCACCAGTGGCTGTCCTGCCACGGGTCTGATGGATATGGATCCCAGAAAATTTCTGCGCATGGCGGTTTTCGGCCTGGACCGGGAACTGGAACGTCATCCCTGGGTATGGGTCTGCACCATGTGCAATCGCTGCTATGATGCCTGTCCCATGAAACTCAACATTCCCCAGCTCATCTTTTACCTGCGGTCCCAGTGGCCCAGGGAAGAACGGCCCAAAGGCATCCTGGGGTCCTGCGACCACCATGTGCGCTCCCGGGGCGGGGCCATGGGCGTGCCTTTGGAAGACTTTCAGTTCACGGTGGAAGATGTGGCTGAAGAGTGCCGGGAGCAGGAGGGGTTTGAAGAGCTTACCGTGGACCTGGACCGGGAAGGGGCCTATTTCGCTTTGAACCAGAACTCCCGGGAACCCGTGACCGAGCCGGATGAGCTCATGCCGTTGTGGAAGATCCTTCACAAGGTCGGGGCGGACTGGACCTATTATTCCGATATGTGGGGGGGAGAAAACTACTGCATGTTCCTGGCCGATGATGCATCCTGGGAAAAGATCGTCCGGGCACAGGCCGAACATATCGACAAATTGGGCTGCAAGGTGTTTCTCAATACGGAATGCGGCCACTCCTTTTTTGCGGTCTGGTCCGGTCTCCAGCGGTTCAATATCCCCCATAAATTTGAATTCAGAAGCATTGTGGAATATTACGCCAAATGGATCCGGGAGGGAAAACTGCCCGTCGCATCCGGCTGGAATACGACCGGTATCAAATTCACGGTCCAGGATCCCTGCAATGTGGTGAGAAAATCGCTGGGAGACCGGTTTGCCGATGACCTGCGGTATGTGGTCAAACAGGTGGTGGGGGAAGATAATTTTGTGGACATGGCGCCCGCCAAATCCAACAACTTCTGCTGCGGCGGCGGGGGCGGGGCCCTCCAGGCCGGGTACACGGATGAACGCAGACAATATGGCAAAACCAAGTTCGATCAGATCCAGGCCACGGGGGCCAATTATGTGGTGACACCCTGTCACAACTGCCATGCCCAGATCGAAGATATGGCCCATGCCCATGGCGGTGACTATTACACGGTGCATCTGTGGACCCTGATCTGCCTGTCCATGGGCATTCTGGGTGAAAACGAGCGGACCTATCTGGGACCGGACCTGGCCGAATACGGGCTTTGACACAAAGGAGAGATTCTATGGGTACTCCCATTTTAAATACATCCGATTCCCCGGTGGGCGCGGTCCTGGTGGCCGGCGGCGGTATTGCCGGCATCCAGGCGGCCCTGGACCTGGCGGATTCCGGATTTTTCGTTTACCTGGTGGAGCAGGGTCCGGCCATCGGCGGGGTCATGGCCCAGCTGGACAAGACTTTTCCCACCAATGATTGTTCCATGTGCATCATGTCCCCCAAACTGGTGGAGGTGGGACGGCACATCAATATCGAACTGGTCACCCTTGCCACGATTCAGGATATACAGGGGCAAAAAGGCAATTTTTCTGTTGAAATCTTTCAGAAGGCCCGGTACGTGGACCTGGATAAATGTGTGGGCTGCGGGGCCTGTGCGGAAAAATGCCCTAAAAAAGTGGCGGACGTCTACAACCAGGGGCTGGATAAGCGAAAAGCCGTCTATGTCCCCTATGCCCAGGCCGTTCCCCTCAAATATGTCATCGATCCGGTCCACTGCATCAAGCTGACCAAAGACAGGTGCGGCATTTGCGAAAAAGTGTGCCCCGCCGGTGCCGTCAATTTCAATGATACCGATAAAACCCTTACCCTGCAGGTGGGGGCAGTGATCCTGGCCCCGGGGTTTGAGGCGTACCATCCCGGTGATTCGCCGATATACGGCTGGCACCAGCTCAAGGATGTGGTGACCTCCCTGGAATTTGAACGGCTGCTGTCGGCATCCGGTCCGAAAAAAGGTCATGTCACCCGGCTGTCCGACGGGGCCGAACCCCGTCACATCGCCTGGCTGCAATGCGTGGGCTCCCGGGACATCAACCGGTGCGACAATGCCCACTGTTCGTCTGTGTGCTGTATGTACGCCATCAAGCAGGCCATCATTGCCAAGGAACATGATCCCTCCCTGGCATGCACCATCTTCTACATGGACATGCGTACCCACGGCAAGGGGTTTGAGGCCTGCTTCAACGAGGCAAGGGACAAGCACGGCATCCGGTTTGTCCGGTGCCGGGTCCATTCCGTGTACCAGGCCCCGGACAAACCCTGCCCCACCCTGGATTATTTCGACGACGAGGCCGGCGCAGCGGCCCAGACCGATGCCGACCTGGTGGTACTGTCCGTGGGCATGCAGATCGATGCAGAAACCCGGGCCTTTGCCCAAAAAATCGGCATCGATCTCACGGCATCCGGTTTCTGTAACACCCATTCTTTTTCCCCCACCACCACCTCCCGGGACGGCATCTATGTGTGCGGTGCATTCCAGGGTCCCAAGGACATTCCCCAGTCCGTGATCGAGGCGGGATCTGCGGCCCTGTGTGCCGGTACGGCCGTTTCCAAAAGCCGGGGCACATTGGTAAAAACCGTGGAAAAAGTTCCCGAGCGGGACGTGACCGGCGAGGTGCCGCGCATCGGCGTGTTTGTCTGTCACTGCGGCATCAACATCAGCGGTGTGGTGGATGTGGGGGCGGTGAGAGATTTTGCCGCTGCCCTGCCGTTTGTGGCATTTGCCGATGACAACCTGTACTCCTGTTCCCAGGATGCCCAGGAGATCATCACCGGCATTATCCGGGACAAAGGGCTGAACCGGGTGGTGGTGGCCGCATGCAGTCCCAGAACCCATGAACCCCTGTTCCAGGAGACCCTGGCCCAGGCCGGATTGAACAAGTATCTGTTTGAAATGGTGAATATCCGGAACCACAACTCCTGGGTCCACAAGGATGACCCGGAGGCGGCCACAAAAAAGGCCATGGAAAGTGTGGCCATGGCCGTGGCCAAGGTGGCCCTGTTCACCCCGCTCAAAGAGGAAAGCCTGTCCGTGGACAAGGACCTGCTGGTGGTGGGGGGCGGGATCTCCGGCATGAGTGCGGCCCTGTCCATGGCAGATCAGGGATTTGACGTCACCCTGGTGGAAAAACAACATTGTCTGGGAGGCCAGGCCAACCGGATTTTGCAGACCGCCACGGGTGCGGATGTGCAGACCGGTCTGGAAGCGCTGCAAAGACGGGTGCTGGACCATGACCGGATCCGGACACATCTGGAAAGTACCCTGGCCGGGGTGAACGGATTTGTGGGCAATTTCGAATCCCGGATCACCGGTCCGGCAGGGGATATCACCGTCCGGCACGGGGCAGTAGTGATTGCCACGGGCGCAAAAGAATTTCAGCCGGATGAATATCTGTACAATAAGTCCCCCCGGGTGATCACCGGACTTTCCCTGGATGAGAAAATCATGCAGAACGATGACCTGGTGACCACGGCAAAAACCGCCGTGTTCATCCAGTGCGTGGGGTCCAGGGAGCCGGACCGGCCCTATTGTTCCCGGATCTGCTGTACCCATTCCATTGCATCGGCCCTGCACCTCAAAGAGATGAACCCGCAGATGGATGTATATATCCTGTACCGGGATATCCGCACCTACGGGGAAAAAGAGCGGCTCTACCAGGAAGCCCGGGAAAAAGGGGTGGTGTTCATCCGGTACAGTGTAGACAACAAACCGGATGTGACCCGGGAAAAAGACGGCCTGACCGTAACGGTCATGGACCATGTGCTCCGGCAGCCGGTCCGGATTCCGGCGGACCTGGTGGTGCTGGCATCGGCAGTGGTGTCCCGGAAAGAGGATGCCCTGGCCAAACTGTTCAAAGTGCCCATGGACAGCGACGGGTTTTTTGCCGAAGCCCATGTCAAGCTGGCCCCTTCCAACTTTGCCGTGGACGGGGTGTTTTTATGCGGCCTGGCCCATTATCCCAAACCCATTGATGAATCCATTGCCCAGGCCCAGGCAGCGGCCGCCGGTGTCAGCCGCCTGTTTGCCAAGCATGAAATCAAGACCCTGGGCAATACCGCACAGGTAAATACCGCCGTTTGCAGCGGCTGCGGGGTTTGTGTGGCCGTGTGTCCCTATAACGCCCCTGAAATGATCCCAGACGGGCGGGATGCGGGAAAGGCCCGGGTCAACCCGGTGCTGTGCAAGGGATGCGGCCTGTGCACCGCCTCCTGCCGGTCCGGTGCCGTGGAATTGATGGGATATAAAGAACAACAGATCATGGCCATGATTGACCATGCCTTTTAAGCGGAGTTTAAGCATATGACTGAATTCGAACCCAGAATCATCACCTTTCTGTGCAACTGGTGCAGCTACGGGGCTGCGGACCTGGCCGGTGTGAGCCGGTTTCAGTACCCGCCCAACATGAGAATCATCCGGATCCCCTGTTCGGGCCGGGTGTCCGTTAAAATGGTGCTCCATGCCATCCGCTGCGGTGCGGACGGCGTCTGGATTTCCGGGTGCCATCCCGGTGACTGCCATTATATTGAAGGCAACTTTTATGCCCGGCGCAAATTTGTTCTGCTCAAAGAGCTGCTGGAATATACCGGGCTGGAACCCGGCCGCCTGCAGTTTTCCTGGATCTCCTCGGCCGAGGGGGTCAAGTTTGCCGAGGTGGCCCAACAGGTGATTGCCGATATCCGGGCCCTGGGGCCGGCCGGAAAACTGGTCAAGCAGCTGCCGGAGGTGGCCTGATGAAGGAGATGGAAACCCGGATCCGGCAGATGGCCAAAGACCTGCTGGCCCAGAAAAAAGTGGACCAGGTGGTGGGATTCTGCCAGGGAAGCCTGGCTGCCGTCACCCGGCCCTTTCTGGCCCGTAACCCAAAAGAGGCGGACCAGCTGGTGTTCAACTGCAACTGCCGCATGAACCTGGCCACATTCGTGCCGGGCCTCAAAGGCCGGACCGGAATCGTGGCCAAGGGATGCGACAGCCGGAACCTGGTCATTCAGATGACTGAAAACCGGGTGAACCGCAAGGATCTGTATATCATCGGGGTTCCCTGTTCCGGCATGGCGGATAAAAACAAACTCCGGGCCGCTGCCGGCGGTTGGGATCTGATCCGCGTGAACGACCGGGGGGAACAGATCGAAGTGGAAACCACGCAAGGAACCACCCATACCCTGTCCCGGCAGGACCTGCTCCAGGACAACTGCGTCACCTGCATCCGGCACAATCCGGTGATCTATGACGCGCTGGCAGGTCCTGAGGTGCCGGAACCGGATCTGCCGGACCGGTTTGCGGATGTGGTTGCTGTCCAGAAAATGGATCCCGGGGAAAAACAGGCGTATTTCCAGCACCTGCTCAAAGACTGCATCCGCTGTTATGCCTGCCGGGATGCCTGTCCCCTGTGTTACTGCCCCACCTGTTTTGTGGATGAATCTTCGCCCCAGTGGGTGGGCAAGACCCCGGACCCGGTGGATGTGACAACCTATCACCTGGTCCGGGCGTTTCATGATGCCGGCCGGTGTACGGACTGCGGGGCGTGCGAGGCTGCCTGTCCCATGAATATCAGGGTCCGGTCCTTTACCCGGAAAACCATCATGGACTGTGTGAATCATTTCGGGGAGGAAGCCGGGTTGAATCCGAATCAGCGGCCGGTTCTGGACAGGTTCCAGGTCAATGACCCCAATGATTTTTTCCGGTAAAATGCCTAAAATTTCCACAAGTAACGGATTATCTATAGCGTGAAGGATTTTCTTCTATGATCATCATCAAAAAAACCGAACTGGCCCGTGCCATGGCCCGGGCACAGGACACCTATATTCTCAGCGGGCCGGTGGAAACCTTCCACGGTCACACTTTCAGACACTTGGAACCCGGTCAGACCCCGGACCTGAGCTACCAACATACATTGGTGTCACCCAAGGCAGTGGTGTTTCCCCCATCCGATCCCCTGTTGACATTTTCCGGGAATGACTGGACAGGGCCGGACCTGGCAGGTTTGCCGCCCCAGGCGGCCGTAGGAATCCGGCCCTATGATGCCAAAGCCCTGCACCTGCTGAAATACAATTTTGACACCCCGGAATACAAAGATCCGTTTTTTCTTTCCCGGTTTGAGAACCTCACCCTGGTGGGGCTGGCGGAAAATCAGCCGGACCCGGCCAATTTCAGTACCAGCTGCGGCACAGGTCCCTTTGACGAGACCGGGCTGGATATGCTGTTGGTGGACCTTGGAGATGCACTGGCGGGCAAAATCCTGACAGACAAGGGTGAGGCCTTTGCCCGGGCCGCCGGGCTGGTCCCCATACCGGCGGAGAAAAAAACGGCCGTTGCCTCAACCATTGCCGAATTGAAAACCCGGGCTGAAAAATCAATGACGTCTCCCCGGGAATTCGGCTCCCTGGACCCTGTTTCCACCCTGGATCTGTATGAGCAGGCGGATTGGGAAGCCCTGGCATTCGGCTGCATCAACTGCAACACCTGCACGTTTGTGTGTCCCACCTGCTGGTGTTTCGACATTCAGGACGAGGCCCGGGGGCAAAAAGGGGTCCGCCTCAAACTATGGGATTCGTGCATGTCTGCCTTGTATTCGGCCCATGCATCCGGCCACAACCCCCGCCAGCAAGGGTGGCAGCGGTTCAGGAACCGGTTTATGCACAAGCTCAAGTATTTTGCCGACAAATACGGGGCCGGTCCCATGTGCGTGGGATGCGGCCGGTGCATCCGGTTATGTCCCGCCGGCATCGATATCCGAACCATTCATCAGGCCTTGAGCCGTCTGGAGGCGGTGACATGAACAACCCGTATGAGCCGTATCCGGTGACCATCAAAGAGATCAAAACCGAAACCGCGGACAGGTCCCTGAAAACCTTTACGTTTGCATTCATTCACCAAGCGGATGAGGCCGCATTTTCCTACCGGTCTGGTCAGTTTGCCATGCTCTCGGTTCCCCGGGTGGGGGAAA
Above is a window of Desulfotignum balticum DSM 7044 DNA encoding:
- a CDS encoding nickel-dependent hydrogenase large subunit gives rise to the protein MGQRILIDPITRIEGHLRIEVEVENCRVKDAWSSGQMFRGIEMMLKGRDPRDAHHFVQRSCGVCTYVHALSSARAVEAACNNTTYLAYGDFPRKGVDDDLLLPGGVLMGDLTPKPLDTNLITEDVTRGWYEPGESRHPYQGETKPIPAEVTYNTDDKYSWIKAPRYDGRSAEVGPMARNLVAYTRGQKDVKQLVDHVLSTLGVGTEALFSTLGRTAARGIETAVVGNAMETWIDELRTNIARGDKEIYQPWTMPDTGMGYGLNDVPRGALGHWIEIDKGMIKNYQYVVPSTWNLGPRDAQNQKGPVENSLIGTPVADPKQPLEILRTVHSYDPCIACAIHVIDPHTNETYKVRVI
- a CDS encoding hydrogenase small subunit, which encodes MWGGIILETISVEYHETIMAASGHQAEQNLHNAVKQYDGKFVCVVEGAIATAHNGAYGKVGGRTFLDIAWDVIPHAAVTIAIGSCASYGGVSAAAPNPGGYKGVTDAIGAPAINLPGCPMNPLNLLGTILKYLNNEPMEMDGYGRPLFAYGESVHDRCPRLKHYENFEFATEFGSKEVEMGYCLLDLGCKGPETYNNCPTAKFNDSTSFPIQAGHPCIGCSEPGFWDNMTPFYEET
- a CDS encoding (Fe-S)-binding protein encodes the protein MPEVIQLTRSSNGISDKVKELIPDGNLSACLTCGTCTSGCPATGLMDMDPRKFLRMAVFGLDRELERHPWVWVCTMCNRCYDACPMKLNIPQLIFYLRSQWPREERPKGILGSCDHHVRSRGGAMGVPLEDFQFTVEDVAEECREQEGFEELTVDLDREGAYFALNQNSREPVTEPDELMPLWKILHKVGADWTYYSDMWGGENYCMFLADDASWEKIVRAQAEHIDKLGCKVFLNTECGHSFFAVWSGLQRFNIPHKFEFRSIVEYYAKWIREGKLPVASGWNTTGIKFTVQDPCNVVRKSLGDRFADDLRYVVKQVVGEDNFVDMAPAKSNNFCCGGGGGALQAGYTDERRQYGKTKFDQIQATGANYVVTPCHNCHAQIEDMAHAHGGDYYTVHLWTLICLSMGILGENERTYLGPDLAEYGL
- a CDS encoding FAD-dependent oxidoreductase, which encodes MGTPILNTSDSPVGAVLVAGGGIAGIQAALDLADSGFFVYLVEQGPAIGGVMAQLDKTFPTNDCSMCIMSPKLVEVGRHINIELVTLATIQDIQGQKGNFSVEIFQKARYVDLDKCVGCGACAEKCPKKVADVYNQGLDKRKAVYVPYAQAVPLKYVIDPVHCIKLTKDRCGICEKVCPAGAVNFNDTDKTLTLQVGAVILAPGFEAYHPGDSPIYGWHQLKDVVTSLEFERLLSASGPKKGHVTRLSDGAEPRHIAWLQCVGSRDINRCDNAHCSSVCCMYAIKQAIIAKEHDPSLACTIFYMDMRTHGKGFEACFNEARDKHGIRFVRCRVHSVYQAPDKPCPTLDYFDDEAGAAAQTDADLVVLSVGMQIDAETRAFAQKIGIDLTASGFCNTHSFSPTTTSRDGIYVCGAFQGPKDIPQSVIEAGSAALCAGTAVSKSRGTLVKTVEKVPERDVTGEVPRIGVFVCHCGINISGVVDVGAVRDFAAALPFVAFADDNLYSCSQDAQEIITGIIRDKGLNRVVVAACSPRTHEPLFQETLAQAGLNKYLFEMVNIRNHNSWVHKDDPEAATKKAMESVAMAVAKVALFTPLKEESLSVDKDLLVVGGGISGMSAALSMADQGFDVTLVEKQHCLGGQANRILQTATGADVQTGLEALQRRVLDHDRIRTHLESTLAGVNGFVGNFESRITGPAGDITVRHGAVVIATGAKEFQPDEYLYNKSPRVITGLSLDEKIMQNDDLVTTAKTAVFIQCVGSREPDRPYCSRICCTHSIASALHLKEMNPQMDVYILYRDIRTYGEKERLYQEAREKGVVFIRYSVDNKPDVTREKDGLTVTVMDHVLRQPVRIPADLVVLASAVVSRKEDALAKLFKVPMDSDGFFAEAHVKLAPSNFAVDGVFLCGLAHYPKPIDESIAQAQAAAAGVSRLFAKHEIKTLGNTAQVNTAVCSGCGVCVAVCPYNAPEMIPDGRDAGKARVNPVLCKGCGLCTASCRSGAVELMGYKEQQIMAMIDHAF
- a CDS encoding hydrogenase iron-sulfur subunit; this encodes MTEFEPRIITFLCNWCSYGAADLAGVSRFQYPPNMRIIRIPCSGRVSVKMVLHAIRCGADGVWISGCHPGDCHYIEGNFYARRKFVLLKELLEYTGLEPGRLQFSWISSAEGVKFAEVAQQVIADIRALGPAGKLVKQLPEVA
- a CDS encoding 4Fe-4S binding protein, with the protein product MKEMETRIRQMAKDLLAQKKVDQVVGFCQGSLAAVTRPFLARNPKEADQLVFNCNCRMNLATFVPGLKGRTGIVAKGCDSRNLVIQMTENRVNRKDLYIIGVPCSGMADKNKLRAAAGGWDLIRVNDRGEQIEVETTQGTTHTLSRQDLLQDNCVTCIRHNPVIYDALAGPEVPEPDLPDRFADVVAVQKMDPGEKQAYFQHLLKDCIRCYACRDACPLCYCPTCFVDESSPQWVGKTPDPVDVTTYHLVRAFHDAGRCTDCGACEAACPMNIRVRSFTRKTIMDCVNHFGEEAGLNPNQRPVLDRFQVNDPNDFFR
- a CDS encoding 4Fe-4S dicluster domain-containing protein — protein: MIIIKKTELARAMARAQDTYILSGPVETFHGHTFRHLEPGQTPDLSYQHTLVSPKAVVFPPSDPLLTFSGNDWTGPDLAGLPPQAAVGIRPYDAKALHLLKYNFDTPEYKDPFFLSRFENLTLVGLAENQPDPANFSTSCGTGPFDETGLDMLLVDLGDALAGKILTDKGEAFARAAGLVPIPAEKKTAVASTIAELKTRAEKSMTSPREFGSLDPVSTLDLYEQADWEALAFGCINCNTCTFVCPTCWCFDIQDEARGQKGVRLKLWDSCMSALYSAHASGHNPRQQGWQRFRNRFMHKLKYFADKYGAGPMCVGCGRCIRLCPAGIDIRTIHQALSRLEAVT